One window of Lacerta agilis isolate rLacAgi1 chromosome 14, rLacAgi1.pri, whole genome shotgun sequence genomic DNA carries:
- the TBX6 gene encoding T-box transcription factor TBX6 has product MYHPTEMFSQYGGSYPLRPPPPPGAGYPQGQAPQYEAFRYPDLDAAPKLDSFFPGLEPPGRLLPSAPGLPYGTGQPLPSGPPPTTRLPPGVRMSLENGELWKRFSGIGTEMIITKAGRRMFPQLKVSVTGLDPEAKYLLLVDVVPVGSSRYKWHGKRWDASGKAELPPPDRVYIHPDSPASGAHWMRQPVSFHRLKLTNNTLDPHGHLIVHSMHRYQPRIHVVGAGGRRGAGSGCASFTFPETQFLTVTAYQNPQITQMKIESNPFAKGFRENGMNSKREREARIKRKMKANECEANMGENESKKGPCDSTLTEETPLEQQQPPALPHPSCSFYPPAGINPSGAEAYVQHPAAFHGWRGAPSPYGSPSQEMAAPPSSPTTKSPPEQSDFRPMLPASWNGLDIIPFLGGTEPPDTSSFPPFKFSFAPYPPPPRVYGPPSGYPGSQPPML; this is encoded by the exons ATGTATCACCCCACAGAGATGTTCTCACAGTATGGGGGCTCCTATCCTCTGCGACCTCCCCCACCTCCCGGGGCTGGGTATCCCCAGGGTCAGGCACCTCAATATGAAGCCTTCAGATATCCAG ACCTTGATGCTGCCCCTAAGCTGGATAGCTTCTTCCCTGGGTTGGAACCCCCAGGGCGCCTCCTGCCCTCTGCTCCTGGCCTCCCTTATGGGACAGGCCAGCCTCTCCCATCAGGCCCACCACCAACTACACGCCTACCCCCCGGAGTACGGATGAGCCTGGAGAATGGAGAACTTTGGAAGCGTTTCAGTGGGATTGGTACAGAGATGATCATCaccaaggcaggcag GCGGATGTTTCCACAGCTGAAAGTTTCAGTAACAGGACTGGATCCTGAAGCCAAGTACCTGCTGCTAGTGGATGTGGTCCCGGTGGGCAGCTCCCGGTACAAATGGCATGGCAAGCGGTGGGACGCCAGTGGCAAGGCTGAACTGCCCCCGCCAGACAGGGTCTACATCCACCCCGACTCACCTGCATCAGGCGCCCACTGGATGCGCCAACCTGTATCTTTCCACCGGCTCAAGCTCACCAACAACACACTGGATCCCCATGGACAT CTGATTGTTCACTCCATGCACCGTTACCAGCCGAGGATACATGTGGTTGGAGCCGGAGGACGCCGTGGGGCAGGCAGTGGCTGCGCTTCCTTCACCTTTCCCGAGACCCAGTTTCTGACTGTCACGGCCTACCAGAACCCACAG ATcactcagatgaaaatagagagcAACCCTTTCGCAAAGGGCTTCCGGGAGAATGGCATGAACAGCAAAAG GGAGCGCGAGGCCCGAATCAAGAGGAAAATGAAGGCAAACGAATGTGAAGCCAACATGGGGGAAAATG AGAGCAAGAAAGGCCCCTGCGACTCCACCTTGACAGAGGAGACACCTCTGGAGCAACAGCAACCACCTGCGCTTCCACACCCTTCTTGCTCCTTCTACCCACCTGCAGGGATCAATCCCAGCGGAGCAGAAGCTTATGTCCAGCACCCAGCTGCCTTCCATGGCTGGCGGGGGGCACCGTCACCCTATGGCAG CCCAAGTCAAGAAATGGCAGCTCCTCCATCATCCCCAACTACCAAGTCACCTCCTGAGCAATCAGATTTCAGACCTATGCTCCCGGCAAGTTGGAATGGGCTGGATATTATTCCTTTCCTTGGGGGAACAGAACCCCCCGatacctcctcctttccccctttcaaatTCAGCTTCGCACCCTACCCGCCTCCACCTCGTGTCTATGGGCCCCCCTCTGGCTatcctggctctcagccacctATGCTCTAA
- the YPEL3 gene encoding protein yippee-like 3, which produces MVRLSKPKTFQAYLDNCHRRYSCVHCRAHLANHDDLISKSFQGSQGRAYLFNSVVNVGCGPAEERVLLTGLHAVADIYCENCKTTLGWKYEQAFETSQKYKEGKYIIELNHMIKDNGWD; this is translated from the exons ATGGTGAGGCTGTCCAAACCCAAAACTTTCCAAGCCTATCTAGACAACTGTCACCGACGCTACAGCTGCGTGCATTGCCGGGCACACCTGGCCAACCACGACGATCTCATCTCCAAG TCTTTCCAAGGAAGCCAAGGTCGGGCATATTTATTCAACTCTGT GGTGAACGTTGGATGTGGCCCAGCAGAGGAACGGGTGCTACTGACAGGCCTGCATGCCGTGGCTGACATCTACTGTGAGAACTGCAAGACCACGCTTGGATGGAAATAT GAGCAAGCCTTCGAGACAAGCCAGAAGTACAAGGAGGGCAAGTACATCATTGAACTCAACCACATGATCAAGGATAACGGCTGGGattga
- the PPP4C gene encoding serine/threonine-protein phosphatase 4 catalytic subunit: MAEISDLDRQIEQLRRCELIKESEVKALCAKAREILVEESNVQRVDSPVTVCGDIHGQFYDLKELFRVGGDVPETNYLFMGDFVDRGFYSVETFLLLLALKVRYPDRITLIRGNHESRQITQVYGFYDECLRKYGSVTVWRYCTEIFDYLSLSAIIDGKIFCVHGGLSPSIQTLDQIRTIDRKQEVPHDGPMCDLLWSDPEDTTGWGVSPRGAGYLFGSDVVAQFNAANDIDMICRAHQLVMEGYKWHFNETVLTVWSAPNYCYRCGNVAAILELDEHLQKEFIIFEAAPQETRGIPSKKPVADYFL; this comes from the exons ATGGCTGAAATCAGTGACCTTGACCGTCAGATCGAGCAGTTGCGGCGCTGTGAGCTCATCAAGGAGAGCGAGGTCAAAGCCCTCTGTGCCAAAGCCAG AGAGATCTTGGTGGAAGAAAGCAACGTCCAGAGAGTAGATTCCCCAGTAACA GTTTGTGGGGATATCCATGGCCAGTTCTATGACCTTAAAGAGCTCTTCAGG GTGGGTGGTGATGTGCCTGAGACCAACTATCTCTTCATGGGTGACTTTGTCGACCGTGGCTTCTACAGTGTTGAAACATTCTTGCTACTGCTGGCACTCAAG GTCCGGTACCCTGACAGGATCACCCTGATCCGTGGCAACCATGAGAGCAGACAGATCACCCAGGTATATGGCTTTTACGATGAGTGCCTGAGGAAATACGGCTCTGTCACCGTTTGGCGTTACTGCACTGAGATCTTTGACTACCTCAGCCTCTCTGCTATCATTGATGGCAAG ATTTTCTGTGTCCATGGTGGTCTGTCCCCATCCATCCAGACACTGGACCAGATTCGAACGATAGATCGCAAACAGGAGGTTCCTCATGATGGTCCCATGTGTGATCTTCTTTGGTCTGACCCTGaag ATACCACAGGCTGGGGGGTGAGCCCACGAGGTGCCGGCTACTTATTCGGCAGTGACGTGGTGGCGCAATTCAACGCGGCGAACGACATCGACATGATCTGTCGAGCGCATCAGCTGGTCATGGAGGGGTACAAGTGGCACTTCAACGAAACAGTTCTTACTGTGTGGTCAGCTCCCAACTACTGCTACCG CTGTGGGAATGTGGCAGCCATCCTGGAACTGGATGAACACCTTCAGAAGGAATTTATTATCTTTGAAGCTGCCCCCCAAGAAACTCGAGGCATCCCGTCTAAGAAGCCTGTTGCGGACTACTTCCTGTGA